The genome window GAGTCTGTCTCCGCCATCGCTTATTCAGGGTTTTGGAGTCcaactgacagacaaacaggagatatcagaaaacagacaagactgcagaaatccattaaaaacaaaaccatttatATCCATTTATACACtttgtgaatacattttttaaatgtttaaagctgcattaaatGATTGTCAAGGACAGCAAAATGTGCTATAAAGTAAACAAGTTGATACGATGAACACGTTAGAGAAAATCTAGCCATCCAACAGACACGGAGCAACAACTAATTTAACATAATCTTTAGGTATTTGTAGATTTATATATCTTATATTGCTTTTACGCTTACGCATTTTTTTAAGTCCAATCCAAATTCTAATCCAAATTTGAACCAAATGCAAAAGACCAAATATTGGGAACCAATAGCACACAATTCAGTTCTGCTTACCAGTTTTTATCCTTGTCAGCCCTTTATTTATAGGAAACAAAGGTTTGTCTGTGTTAGCATCCGCGCGACAGTTTGTGTAGATGCGAGCATGCATGGCGAATGTGACGACAGTGTGAGCGACAGCCCGCAGCGAAAGCTCAAAAGTGTTCGCCACTAACACGAAGCTAACGTGGCCACATCTCTCACTTTTGACCTTTTCGCCTAAAATTCCCAGCTCGTGTTGTTAGCATTAGCGAGCAACAGTACCCACACCAGTTGCCTCATAATCAGCACCCCCGATAGCATCCCTTGCTAACTACCTAGCAACTCTGCACGTTACTGGTGGGATCATTACAGGTTCTTTAACTTGAGTGAATATTCTCTCATAGAGAAGTGGTCGCCTTTTCACGACAACTGTAAATTCATTCACATGTAATATACTGAAGGtgctttggctgctgtgacggACACCAACCAATATGGTGTAGACCACATGCCTGCCATTGATGCCTCCGCTGTTTCTATGACTCCCTTTTTTTTACCATACTGTAGCTGAATCTGCcttatttctttgttgtatGTGCGTTCTGGCTTCAAGGCAACTTTTTTCACGATGGTAACAAAGCTGGATCGCAGTCCATCCTCATACCTGTACGGAAGCTTTTCCCAGGACTGCATCGTCCTGTCCAccagactgactgacacagaGCACCCTCAGGTGCCGCGCCCCGTCCACCTGGAAAGACAGCTCCTGTTTGACAGAAAGAAGGTGGCGTTAATGctgacaatgacatcagtgtccaAAACCTACAACAGGAGCATTCGTGTCTTTTTCAAAGCCTTTTGATCCTGGCTACCAGTTGGATTTGGTGTAGATTTTACTGCCGCTGATCATGTTTAAAGCTCGGCCACAGCGCCGACTTTTAATCCTCCGTGAGCTGAGCAGAAGCCTGACATCATGTCGGATGCTGTCTAGACACGAGGAAGACATTTACCACCCTGGATCTGTCTTTTATAGCAGTTTTAATGCCGTTTGTTCGAGACCAAAATACATTCAATTACTTTTTTCAAAAAGTACTTCTAACCTGGTCCCAGTGTGGGCTGAGGCTGTGGACTGAcgagtgtgtctgtgcttgtttATCGCAAAACTCGTAGCCATCCACCTCcacgcacacgtacacacctgaacaaggaagagaaacaaaatattaaGTGACTTGATGGTCATATAGTGTCATTAAAAACAGGTATCAGATATTCAACATACAGGCTGGCTGCTGCAGGCCGCAGGCAGAGTGGATCGCCACGCCCAGAGTCCCACACAGAGACTGCTCGTCCTCTactggagagagacaaagacagaaatatccCTGAAGCTCATTGGATTTAATCGTGACAAATACGCAAAGAAAGACATAAAGGCAGCGGCGAAAAGGTTTCGAGGCCGGCAGCCTTAAAAGATCACAGCCGAAACAAAGTAGGCGGATTCTCTTTCAGGGACAGGATGTGACTCCTGTGGCGAAGGAAAGAGGGCGAGAGGTTGGTGGAGAGGTTGGCCGTACCGGAGTTTAAGCTGTGTAGCGGTGGCTGCTGGGTCattctcagtttcacacatgcactggtGAGGGTGAGCAGGTCTGGAGGGACGGTTTCTATGTCTGGCAGCAACAAAAGAGCAAATGTGGTCACCGGTCGGCTTACAAGTCAAAGAGAAAGGAAGTGTCTGCCCATTACTTTCACAATTTATCGGTCAGCCAAAACTAAGtcctgaaaaaaagaatcacaaaaGGGGCTGCGACTTGTGATTACGTCCACTGTTAAATAATCTGCCGATTGCTTTCTCGCAGTTAGACTGCAGCTGTGAACTCACTGTCCGCGGTGAGTTTGTGAATAGCCTCTCTCCACTCTTCAAGCTCgtacagggaggagaggaggaaggtgtgACTCTGCAGTGAGACAAAACAGATTGATTTATTCTAGCCGGCCGTCAGTCAAGATTGAAACCTGACAGTAATAGAGGGTGTCtacgtgtgtttttgtgtgtctgtgtgtgtgtgtgtgtgattttaccTTGTCGCTGGGGCTGTGCAGCTCCAGTCTGTAACTAGGGAAGTGTGTGAGCAGCATCAGCTCCATCTGCTCCAGTTTCTTCCTGGTGCGTGCTGCCAAGTTGATGCCCCTGGACCCCtttgcacacacagatgttacTTTTTAATTGCGCATTGCCGTTCACTCTCTTTGCAATCGTGCCTATTGTCAATGAAACATACTGCTTTGTGTTGCTGTAGCTGTTGCCGGAACAGGTACATCTTGGCTCTGATGGCGTGTAAACGGAGGTGTGTGTCTTGCGAGCGCTCCTGTTCGGCGACCCAGCGGAGTTTTAGACCGGCGAGAGGCAGATACCAGCAGAACCTGTAGCTGTCCGGCTTCCTGGaagagacacaaataaaaagaagacCACGCTTTGACGTCATCATGCATCGGTAAGTTCAAAGAGGGAAATGTGGCGCAAGCTGACATGCATGTGAAGCGTAGACCACATTTCCCACATGCTTTCTCTCTCGCCGCAGCTCACCCTCTGCTCGCATGTTTGTATCTGGTGCACAGCAGGAGGTCAGTGTAGAGGAAGAGGTGACGCAGGCTGTGTTCCCCCTCACTCGCATCCACTACGAAGCCGTCGCGCATCAGCTGGCGCCTCTAGAGTAACACAccgacacatgcacacacacacacacacacacacagacatatatcaTCTGCATATAGTGTGACCAGTGTGGGGTTACGTGTGCGACCATCTTCcagatccagattttttttttttttttcatacagcgTCGAGCCTCACCATGCCGTGACTGAGCGTGACCTCTCGTTTGCACTGTGAACTCTCGTTGACACCAGACAGGAAGCTGCGAGACAACCTCAGGGCTTCCTGTAAGGACGCGTAATCCCCGTGCTCAGCCGGCGTCGTCTTCAGGATGTCCTAAATAGATCAAAGAGAGGTAGCtgagtgagggaggagagggcagcGACGGATCGTCCAGCAGCAGCCATAGAGGTGAAGTTTGAGGAACTGATGAATTATCTCACACGCAGCACGAGTGTGGTCTTGGTTACTCTGTCCAGAGGCCTGTAGAGGAGAGCTGTAGAAAATAAGGAACGCGATCAGACCCACTGTCAGACAACAAGTGATGAAACAGTTTAGGAATTATTAAGAGCACGCACCTTCAAATGTGTATTTGGTCCGGGTTTTGTCCGCGCCGTTATTATTAGACATCATGCTCTGCAGGAGAGATAGCATGAGACGGCGTGAGGATAACCTTGTCAGCAAATTTGTGAAAAGCGGGTGGAAGTCTGCGGTACCTCGGCCAGGGCTTGGAAGCGAGGGTCCGAGTGCATGCACTTGCGAACGACTTTGACGGCCTCCTCGTAGTTTTCGATGAAACCACCGTACAGGCCGATCTGGTTCACCTGCAACGGCGAAATTAGCGATGGATGAGCAGTTTAGTCAGTTGAAAAACCTCTCCGACCTCAGTCTGAACAAATGGTTACAGGGATGTTCACGAAGGTTCTCAGTCACACAGGTCTTGTTAAGCTTAACAGCCTGGGCTCACGTAACCCtggcaacccacatgaaggcctgTTGGGTCAACAACacacaactctgaaactcagagctcacacgaGTCCCTAACGACTcagtaaggacactcccacacagagttaaaaaaacctgcaactcccctccagttagtcagaactgaagaagcctcttgggtGTGAGGTGACACGTCTTcgagaaactgaaactgaaactgaaagtcCAGTTCTCTGCAGTATCACTTATAAATGTGGGGCTGTAAGTAAAATAATTATGCACGAAACAAACACTGTTCATTCACAGCACAGCTCTGAATATATAAATGATCCCGTCAGATACAGCCGCTGCGAAGTTGCAGGCCATTAAACCCAAACAACAAGCTGCAAGATGCCAAAGCACTCCGCAGTGCACATGAGATCGTTTGGTCAATTTGGTGTGTGCAGCTGCAATCACACTTAATAAGTGGGGAACTGATCCTCGGGCGTTATAAAGGGCTGCTGTACAGAAATTAGAAAAGGAGAAATAATGCAATACTGTAGTTACTCTGTAACTTCTTTTCAACAACGTAAGCTGAATGACTTCCCTTGTGTCGCTGAACCGTGTGAGGAACTCTCTTTCCCATCGCTCCTTAATGGATTACCAACTGTAGCATAGCACAGGATACAAGCAGCGCAGCAGAGGACCCACCATTTTCAGAAACAGGTCCCccaccatcagctgaaagcctgTGTggcccatctctctctcctcagcaggGCTGGACTCAGTCTGTTCGCTCAGCCGGGCCTTCAGGCCAGAGTAGAAGCTTTGGTGCAGGTCTCTGAGCTCAGGCACCTGATAGAAAACTGTCTGGACCTGGCGACTGGACAGAACTGGCTGGGAGGTCCCGGCGGAGGCCCGCAGAGCCTTCATGGGCTAGAGCAAAAAAATTCGACAAGTCAGCTGCTGGTGGCTGTAGAAGATTTTaagaaaagatgagagagaaaaaaaaaaaaactgtgaacacacatttgcatttcagagCGTCACTCACATCAACTTTGACACCTAACACTCACACCGCTGCTAAGTAAAACCGAGCACATACAGCATGTTCGAAATGTACACGCGGCCTTCTCAGTGATAGATGCCTGCCTGCTCAGTGACAAAATGCCAGACAAAACATCAACTTTCTGATTCATCCTTTTGGGTTAAATGAGTCAGAGCATGTGAAAATGCGGAAATGGGGGTTTGCTGTTGCTATTGATAGctgagaaagaaataaaaacggAAGGAAAGCACCCAGGCACTCGTTATTGCTTCATCACGGCCTGCCTTGAATCTATTTCTGCTTTCCGGAACAGGAAAAAGGTTCAGGGTGGGAATCTGCACACatctaaaaaacaaagatgagcaTCAACTGTCAACTCAAACGCTAATGattcagatattttaaaacattttcaagacaGAAAAATTTGACATTTCCTCGTGTTCTTTGCAAGAGCGCACTGAGATTATTTCACCCTCGTGTGTTTACAGTCAATATGATGCTACTGCTAACAGTCATTTAGCTTAGCTTTACGAGAATACTTGAAACGGGAGGGAAACAACAAGCCTGGCCCCATcaaaaagtcataaaatgtgCTTATTATTacttctgaaacacacaaattgaCGTGGGGCTCATATACTATTTGTTTAACATGTAAAAACGGcatgttttggtttcatgtgGGGTTAGCGTTAGCTAGAGTTAGCTAGCTGGaggatgaaacaaacaagatgtaACGTTTTTAAGCTAAGATAACAAATTAGCTGACATGGAGCTAATATACGATTTGTTCATTGTGTAAAAAATGGCATGTTATGATTTTATTGGGGTAGCATTAGCTGAGACATCACCAACTTTTAATGGAGGAAGGCAGCCTGGTTGTGAGCTTACTATTACATCTAAAGCTCACCAATTGACATGGAGCTAATTTAccattaaactgtaaaaataacagTCAGTTATGGTTTCATGGTGGGGTTAGCGCTTGCTAAATTTAGCTAGCTAAAGTGGATGAacatggattttttaaaatttgggCGGAGCCAGGCAAGCCGTTTTCCTTACTTACAGATTTtgtgttaagctaagctaacaggctgctagCTGTAGATTTATATTAACTGCAGTCATGACAGCGGCGTCTGTCTCTTGAGACAAATGGGGGAACCTAAACTCTGATGCAGGACAATGTATTTGTGGGTCAAGAAGGAAGCTGAACAATGACAACATTGTAGGGGAGCGCTGCATGTTATATTGTACACTgttacacaacaacaaccatccacaggctgaaaaacacacacatggccGCTGGTAATTCAGtaaacacatataaacataaacaagaGAGGATCTCTTCTATGTTCATATAAAGAACTGTCAAGTTGGGCAAATCGGGGTTACTTCCTACTTGTCCTTTAAgctacataaataataataataataataataataataataataataataataataatgataataataataataataataataaataaaccaaatgtgGTGACAGCTGAATAGCAAAGAGGAAGATTATCAGGGATTTTCCCCTTTCGGCGATATGGTTTAGAACAGAGAATAATATACATTATGTTTCcatgttaaaatatgacttatattcatgtttatgtgtgtttgttaccaTCAGCAGAGCCTCCAGCTCTCTGAGATAAACCTCCTCGCTCTCCAGGATGCCTCTCAGGACCACAAGTCTCCTCTCCAACATTTCCTCCAGGCTGCGGGACGTCTGAATCAAAGACATTCGACAGCACAGAGTTAGTCACGAAATCACGGCGTCACGGCAGTGAGTGACCCCGCAAATGGTGCACTTGTTGACTTTTGAAATGACGACCGACTCTATTTCTGTTGTAAAGACTTTTTGGCTGGCCAGAGAAGTCCATTTGATTTCGAAAAGAAATCTGGATTTTCCAGTCATGGCGGAATTTGTCCTCCgcttcaaaatcaaaacactcaCAACACATATTTGCTCACGCACAGGCCACATAACTTTCATATTATATGTTTAATGCTTCCCTGTTTGGTGCAATTAAGCCGTATTATGGTCActtctgtattttcttcatAAACTGTGCACCGTTACTTCTTCACTACTCTTTTACATATTTGATTATTACAAGGTCAGGGGAAAATGAGGAAGTGAAGCCtgtttcaataaaaaacaagggttcatttttctttcattttatacaagaaaacattttctgatagAATAAAGGTCTGTGTAAAGTATGTGGTTATGTATTGTTCtattgctgttttgttggttgttttatAATAGtgaaatgtttacaaaaaaaaaacaaagttccaACAACAAACTTCTTGTCTTTCCGCCTCTTTGACCGAGGGCGGGCAGAGCTTTCCGTACACACGGTGGCAGAGCAGGATGAGGTTTAACTCCATTCACACACAATAAGGAGGGTTGTGCAGAGGTTTGGGAGTGTTCATGTGTGCTTCAGCTACTTAACATGGTGAAACAATCAATAAGTAACAATTTAGTTCTCTGATTCACCGCTTTTCACTCTCTATTCGCCAGCTTCGAATGGCGTCTTTACCGATATCACGTATAGATCCTACATATATGCCTTTAAACGCCTACAGCACTGATATTCCTGTCTGCTTTATCATGGGTGTTTACCTAGAAGGCATCAGCATAGCTATGTTTTTGTCTATATGGTCTTTTTAATCACAGTTGCCATGATAATTAACATCCTTGAGCAAATAATAGGAGGTATTTTGAATATTACTTCAAAATGGTATAGTGATGTGTGAAGTGAAGGCATGCAAACTCACGGGGCTTTCGGGGAAGTCTACGCTGTCTGAATGGAGAGGAGACAGCAAGCAGGACACCGCCTCCTCCGGGAACACATCCTCCTCCAGGACGTCGGCCTCGGCCTCAGCTTCAACTGGCAAACACATGCAACGCGTAGCGTAATGTGGGAGCAGTACGTGGGAGCATAACCAGGTAAGTTCCCATATCTGCTTCCCCTTTGAATGAGTCAACGGTAGCGTCGTTCCTACAGGGACTTAACGATGGCTGCTCTTTGCCtgaagtgcatttttttaaCTCGTCAAACAAATTTCAGAAGAGATTGTGGTGCATTTTATACCAAAGCCAAATTACAAGATGAATACTGTTCAAATTCGattctttccattttcttgGTCCCTAAAAAGACACATATGATGCTTTTTGGGGACACTTTAGTGTTTGGTTGTGCAAAGTCAGTTAATTTGATAAATTAACTGACTTTGCACAACCAAACACTAAAGTCTCCTTCCCTCACCTGGTACATGCTGGGACTCCAGATACTGCACAGCCTCCTGGTAGATATCCATCATCGGTCTTCTCTTCACGGTGCAGGCTGAGCTCTAcagacgcagcagcagcagcagcaacatgtgaaCCTCGCTCAGCTGgcgtcagaaaaaaaaaaaaaaaacttcctctttctgtcagGGATGCGCAAAAGGGGAAAAATacagcttcctgtctgtgttcaaCCCCGGTCAGAGCATATGAGAACCGccaccttttttgtttttttaatgcagtcCCTACAGTTGCACTTTACTTCCTCTTTCCATGTCGATTTAAAAAAACGGCTGTATTTACCATCGGTGTTTGCTGAAATGACTGGCATAATATCGTTGCTATGTCACTACACAGCCAACAATGAGATCAGGATGTAGAGGACAGTGGATTATCAGTCTTTTATGTCATTCATCAGGAGCATCTGAcgcatgttgtgtgttgtggaccttatttttctctgagaacagcttgtttattcagctcatcgccaaaaataatgtgttataacctcatttatattttagataTTAATTTGAGACTTTAAATAGCTTTaccaaaactacgtagtgctcctttaacacTGCTGAGGTGGAGACACTGGACTAGTGGCCTCTTTTTAAAGTCCAATGCTGCCCTCTACAGgaaaacacatgtaaacataGCAGGCATGTTTGCTTCTACACCAGACCAGGACAGGGCCGGTTTATCCGACTCTCTAACTATAGCCGGCGCTGTTCTGGCCCAGAACCAAGGTGATGTTGCCAGTCTGAAACCCATGTTCAGGAAACCACATCTGGGCAACCTTCACCACTTCTCTTTTTTGCACCGCTAACTAGACGTGGCGTGACAAATGTTAACGCCAACTACACCGGTGAGGCTCCTGTAGAAGTGTTAAAACAAAGGCAGCATTACCTCGCTGCAGCTGCTTGTGGTTTTGGGTTGTCACAAAATGCCACGTCTAGGTGCTGATGCCCGTTTGAAAAAgcagtggaaatgttttttgaccacGCACACTTGGCGTCTTTTCACATGTTTGAACTGTGTCACAAACAAACGAAGCCTATGAGAACACGACCCTGCTTCTCGCTTGAACCATTTACTCGGTCAACAGTCTCCGAATGAGTTTATGGCCACTAGTTTTGAGCCTTCCTCTATTCAGCCTGATGTTCATTTAGTTGTTCATCTCCTCATGTGAGCCCTTagagcaggggtgtcaaactgatccagtaaagggccatgtggctgccGGTTTTCATTCCACATTccctgatttggatcaggtgtgttcttgcttggttggaatgaaaacctgcagccacatggccctttactggatcagtttgacacccctgcctTAGAGAGAAACATATTAATTGGATCCATTTTTAACATACAAGTATTgattatagcagctttaattttaagATGGATACAAACttccaataaaacattttgaaaatcttgCTGATATGTCAACTTTGTCTATTTTTAGACATCTCTCGCTATCTTCCTTCCCGTGATTTTTGGTTCCGTTTTGTTTAAATTTGGCACAAGTAAAATCACAAGTTGTGTATGAGATACATGAGATAATTTTGTTTCCAgttcaattaattaaaaacacacgtttgctcttttttctttttttgcttctctgtaggtgtaaaatacaaaaatcaaaacaaaaagtccaACAAAATGTCCCAGTCACACCACTGTGTTACCCCCTCAGGAATACTAATATTTCCGAGGGCCCTGGAAGGTAACATGACCAGATCCTCCTGCAGGGAGCGCTGCATTAGTGAGTTCTGTCATTTATGTATAAATGAGTGAGCCTGCATAAAATTACAACCCATATCCCTTTTAAATTTCACAAACACTAATGACTGGCACTCAAACTAGAGTGTGCACATGGCTTATTGGCCCATGCACTTCCTTCTGCCTTCcagtcattctctctctctctctctctctctctctctctctcacacacacacacacacacacacacacacacacacattttaactcGCCAAGCCCTCTCCCCAACGGTTTCTCCTTTCTCACCGCTTTTCCACACTAATGAAACCGAAACTCAACTGGAGACAGGATGAGAAGAAATAAGGAGTCTCCTGAGCTCAAGGCCGTTTTGACTTGCCATGACCTCTTGTTAATGAACCCGTAAAATGTCGATGAGCGCATCAAGGTCAGAGGATGAGATAAGTAAAGAGCAGAGCGGTCTGGCATTGGGTTTGGGCAAAAAATAGCACAACAGAGCAACAATACCAATGAAACGGAAAGCAAGATACAAACTATTATTACAATCGTTAAAGGGACTGCTTAACAAAAACAGGAACTCGTGAGGTGTAGCTGATGTTTGGGCTGCATTCTGCATCACCTGAGCTAAACATAAGGAATAATGTAGGCACAAAAGGTGACCACTAAGTCCAAAGGACACAAGA of Acanthopagrus latus isolate v.2019 chromosome 10, fAcaLat1.1, whole genome shotgun sequence contains these proteins:
- the si:dkey-33c9.6 gene encoding breakpoint cluster region protein isoform X1 — its product is MMDIYQEAVQYLESQHVPVEAEAEADVLEEDVFPEEAVSCLLSPLHSDSVDFPESPTSRSLEEMLERRLVVLRGILESEEVYLRELEALLMPMKALRASAGTSQPVLSSRQVQTVFYQVPELRDLHQSFYSGLKARLSEQTESSPAEEREMGHTGFQLMVGDLFLKMVNQIGLYGGFIENYEEAVKVVRKCMHSDPRFQALAESMMSNNNGADKTRTKYTFEALLYRPLDRVTKTTLVLRDILKTTPAEHGDYASLQEALRLSRSFLSGVNESSQCKREVTLSHGMRRQLMRDGFVVDASEGEHSLRHLFLYTDLLLCTRYKHASRGKPDSYRFCWYLPLAGLKLRWVAEQERSQDTHLRLHAIRAKMYLFRQQLQQHKAGSRGINLAARTRKKLEQMELMLLTHFPSYRLELHSPSDKSHTFLLSSLYELEEWREAIHKLTADNIETVPPDLLTLTSACVKLRMTQQPPLHSLNSVEDEQSLCGTLGVAIHSACGLQQPACVYVCVEVDGYEFCDKQAQTHSSVHSLSPHWDQELSFQVDGARHLRVLCVSQSGGQDDAVLGKASVQLDSKTLNKRWRRQTLQLGEVEVTLSLKYCPHPLEPPSSTAQELPVFCVPIETVAHQEGVLVPHVVRCCVEEVERRGMDEVGIYRISGATSDIGALKAAFNSNLREAVTRLRCAEVNAVSGVLKLFFRELPQPLIPTEMFQRLASTLGIQDINSRLVSLLSLLESCPDPNRHTFLYLLHHLQRVSENQDVNKMSMMNLATVFGPSLLRPPVVELGHNGPTLDISQEVVVQVQVVFWYLQCNNLPEAQTSLQHDTDAEDETTHM
- the si:dkey-33c9.6 gene encoding breakpoint cluster region protein isoform X2; translation: MMDIYQEAVQYLESQHVPVEAEAEADVLEEDVFPEEAVSCLLSPLHSDSVDFPESPTSRSLEEMLERRLVVLRGILESEEVYLRELEALLMPMKALRASAGTSQPVLSSRQVQTVFYQVPELRDLHQSFYSGLKARLSEQTESSPAEEREMGHTGFQLMVGDLFLKMVNQIGLYGGFIENYEEAVKVVRKCMHSDPRFQALAESMMSNNNGADKTRTKYTFEALLYRPLDRVTKTTLVLRDILKTTPAEHGDYASLQEALRLSRSFLSGVNESSQCKREVTLSHGMRRQLMRDGFVVDASEGEHSLRHLFLYTDLLLCTRYKHASRGKPDSYRFCWYLPLAGLKLRWVAEQERSQDTHLRLHAIRAKMYLFRQQLQQHKAGSRGINLAARTRKKLEQMELMLLTHFPSYRLELHSPSDKSHTFLLSSLYELEEWREAIHKLTADNIETVPPDLLTLTSACVKLRMTQQPPLHSLNSEDEQSLCGTLGVAIHSACGLQQPACVYVCVEVDGYEFCDKQAQTHSSVHSLSPHWDQELSFQVDGARHLRVLCVSQSGGQDDAVLGKASVQLDSKTLNKRWRRQTLQLGEVEVTLSLKYCPHPLEPPSSTAQELPVFCVPIETVAHQEGVLVPHVVRCCVEEVERRGMDEVGIYRISGATSDIGALKAAFNSNLREAVTRLRCAEVNAVSGVLKLFFRELPQPLIPTEMFQRLASTLGIQDINSRLVSLLSLLESCPDPNRHTFLYLLHHLQRVSENQDVNKMSMMNLATVFGPSLLRPPVVELGHNGPTLDISQEVVVQVQVVFWYLQCNNLPEAQTSLQHDTDAEDETTHM